The following coding sequences lie in one Desulfitibacter alkalitolerans DSM 16504 genomic window:
- a CDS encoding threonine/serine exporter family protein, giving the protein MKPLKSSTEMDINKILKTAKLISQIMLENGAETYRVEDTIMRICQSFSFKEVEAIVIPTGVFISVSLNGVSNNHTVIKRVKKRTVDLAKVNSANTISRQITSGIITLDQAILQLEDMLAASPEKRLYPTLAAGLSAGFFTLLFGGGLFDFSIAAFSGAIVQLAAFFFKREDMFHFIISLTGGIITALIAIAATQIFSTGNLELIISGGIMPLLPGLAMTNAIRDSMRGDLVSGIARGTEALIVAVALAVGVMIVLKTWLLMGGGFSL; this is encoded by the coding sequence TTGAAACCTTTGAAATCCAGTACTGAGATGGATATAAACAAAATATTAAAGACAGCCAAGCTCATTTCCCAAATTATGTTGGAAAATGGTGCTGAAACCTATCGGGTTGAGGATACAATTATGCGCATCTGCCAAAGCTTCAGCTTTAAAGAGGTTGAAGCAATTGTTATTCCTACAGGTGTATTTATCTCCGTGTCCTTAAATGGTGTTTCTAATAACCATACAGTCATAAAAAGGGTAAAAAAACGCACTGTAGATCTTGCAAAGGTAAACTCTGCCAATACCATTTCTCGGCAGATTACATCCGGCATCATAACCTTAGATCAAGCAATACTGCAGTTAGAGGACATGCTGGCCGCTTCACCGGAAAAAAGGTTATATCCCACATTGGCTGCAGGTTTGTCGGCTGGCTTTTTTACCCTGCTTTTTGGTGGTGGTCTTTTTGATTTTTCTATTGCAGCATTTAGCGGCGCAATAGTTCAGCTTGCAGCTTTCTTTTTCAAAAGGGAGGACATGTTTCATTTTATTATTAGCTTAACAGGAGGTATTATCACTGCCTTAATAGCCATAGCAGCAACTCAGATCTTCTCCACGGGCAACCTCGAGCTTATCATCAGTGGTGGAATAATGCCATTATTACCTGGACTGGCAATGACTAATGCTATCCGGGATTCCATGAGAGGTGATCTGGTTTCAGGGATTGCCCGTGGTACTGAGGCTTTAATTGTGGCCGTTGCCCTGGCAGTAGGTGTAATGATTGTTCTAAAAACATGGTTATTAATGGGGGGAGGCTTTAGTCTATAA
- a CDS encoding helix-turn-helix transcriptional regulator — MKVDRLISILILLLRRQRVQARELAGMFEVSVRTILRDVETLNLAGIPVVTYQGVNGGIGLAEGYRLDRSILTSDDMAAIITSLRGLTGTIPDTRHDVLVEKLKNTLTQSQLEGLMRKSNQLIIDYEPWGESVFLRKKLADIRSAIENGRKIQFAYSDSTSRKTNRKVEPYSLVLKGQNWYLYAWCMLRSDFRLFKISRIKEMVILETGFEPRDLPMDHRNWERQWQKTDKMIRLELIFESDMEENIEEYFGNDYTITEKGKIRLYLELPENTWLYGFLLSFGDRVEVINPPHIRSIITSTAEKICNIYKQP; from the coding sequence GTGAAGGTTGACAGGTTAATATCTATTTTAATTCTCTTGTTACGGAGACAAAGGGTCCAGGCCAGAGAACTTGCCGGGATGTTTGAGGTTTCAGTAAGAACTATACTTAGAGATGTTGAGACGCTAAATCTAGCAGGAATTCCAGTAGTGACCTATCAAGGAGTAAACGGCGGTATAGGGCTTGCTGAAGGCTATCGGCTTGATAGGAGTATCCTTACCTCTGATGATATGGCCGCAATAATAACATCTCTAAGGGGACTTACTGGAACTATACCTGATACCAGGCATGATGTGCTGGTAGAGAAACTTAAGAATACCCTTACCCAATCCCAGCTCGAGGGGCTCATGAGAAAGTCCAATCAGTTGATAATTGATTATGAACCCTGGGGAGAATCTGTTTTTTTAAGAAAAAAGTTAGCCGATATTCGCAGTGCTATTGAAAATGGTAGGAAGATTCAGTTTGCATATTCTGATTCAACCAGTCGGAAAACTAATCGTAAGGTGGAGCCATATTCTCTCGTTTTAAAGGGACAGAACTGGTATTTATACGCCTGGTGTATGCTGAGAAGTGACTTCAGACTGTTCAAGATTTCAAGAATTAAAGAGATGGTTATATTAGAAACAGGGTTTGAACCGCGGGATTTGCCCATGGATCACAGGAATTGGGAAAGGCAGTGGCAGAAGACTGATAAGATGATTAGATTAGAGCTTATTTTTGAATCAGATATGGAAGAAAATATAGAAGAGTATTTTGGAAATGATTATACTATTACTGAGAAGGGTAAGATCAGGCTTTACTTGGAGCTTCCAGAAAACACCTGGTTATATGGTTTCTTGCTAAGCTTTGGTGATAGGGTTGAGGTTATTAATCCCCCTCATATCCGTTCCATTATTACGTCAACAGCGGAAAAAATTTGTAATATATATAAACAACCATGA
- a CDS encoding TraB/GumN family protein gives MTSSNVTRLEMDGREIILIGTAHVSKKSADEVEEIIQQEQPDTVCVELCQARYQGITDADRWKNTDIVKIIKEGKALILLINLILSSYQKRLARQFGIQPGQEMIQGIKSAQEIGATLCLADRDLHTTMRRLWRRLGFIGKMKLFFQLMMSMFVNEEISEEELEKMKSQDMLTSALDELSKSFPEFKSIVIDERDKYLAQKIKDAPGSKIVAVLGAGHVPGIKDELFKDNDLEDLSKVPPPSKVMKVIAWSIPVIIIAIIASTFSVDRSAGVDQMISWILWNGSLGALGTLLAFGHPFSILTAFVVAPISSLSPLLAAGWFAGLTEALVRKPSVKDFESLSEDVHSIKGFWRNKVTHILLVVVFANLGSTLGTVIGGADVIRHFINTFFG, from the coding sequence TTGACAAGCAGCAATGTAACTCGTCTGGAAATGGACGGTAGAGAAATAATCCTTATAGGCACAGCCCATGTTTCCAAAAAAAGTGCTGATGAGGTTGAAGAAATAATACAGCAGGAGCAGCCTGATACAGTTTGTGTAGAACTATGCCAGGCTAGATACCAGGGCATTACGGACGCCGACAGATGGAAAAATACAGATATAGTCAAGATTATTAAGGAAGGAAAGGCCTTAATACTGTTGATTAACTTAATATTGTCATCATATCAGAAGAGATTAGCAAGGCAGTTTGGTATTCAGCCAGGGCAGGAGATGATTCAGGGGATTAAATCTGCCCAGGAGATAGGAGCCACCCTTTGCCTGGCTGACCGGGATCTTCATACTACCATGCGACGGCTTTGGAGAAGATTAGGCTTCATAGGAAAGATGAAGCTTTTCTTTCAGCTTATGATGAGCATGTTTGTTAATGAGGAAATTAGTGAAGAAGAATTAGAGAAAATGAAGAGCCAGGATATGCTAACCTCTGCATTAGATGAATTATCCAAGTCCTTTCCAGAATTCAAATCCATTGTCATTGACGAAAGGGACAAGTATCTAGCACAGAAAATAAAGGATGCACCAGGAAGCAAAATTGTTGCAGTATTAGGAGCAGGCCATGTACCAGGTATTAAAGATGAATTGTTTAAAGATAATGATTTAGAGGATCTTTCTAAGGTTCCACCCCCTTCCAAAGTAATGAAGGTAATAGCATGGAGCATACCTGTTATAATTATTGCCATAATTGCTTCTACCTTTTCTGTTGACAGGTCCGCAGGGGTCGATCAAATGATTAGCTGGATTCTTTGGAATGGTTCATTAGGTGCTTTAGGTACTCTCCTAGCCTTCGGGCATCCATTTTCCATTCTAACTGCTTTTGTTGTAGCACCCATTAGCTCTCTTAGCCCCCTCTTGGCGGCAGGCTGGTTTGCTGGTCTAACTGAAGCCCTGGTAAGGAAACCAAGTGTTAAAGATTTTGAGAGTTTATCTGAGGATGTACACTCTATAAAGGGCTTTTGGCGCAATAAGGTAACTCATATTCTTTTAGTAGTTGTCTTTGCTAACCTAGGCAGTACTCTTGGTACTGTAATTGGCGGAGCAGATGTTATAAGACATTTTATTAATACATTCTTTGGTTAA
- the asnS gene encoding asparagine--tRNA ligase, which translates to MEKVFVRQLVRDTSRYANKEVRLEGWIRSNRDQKSFGFISLNDGTHFNTIQVVYEKNMLSNYDEVARLRVGSAVQVKGLLAETPQAKQPFEIKAAEIILEGDSPEDYPIQPKRHTREFLREVAHLRPRTNLFTAVFRVRSILAFAVHRFFQEKGFIYVNSPIITASDAEGAGEMFRVTTLDPKKPPLTEDGQVDFSKDFFARKTNLTVSGQLEAEVFALAFRDVYTFGPTFRAENSNTARHAAEFWMIEPEIAFADLQDNMRLAEEMMKYIISYVLENAREEMEFFNEFVEKGLKEKLQKIINSEFAQISYGEAIKILQESEQEFEYPAEWGKDLQTEHERYLTEMAFKKPVFVINYPKEIKAFYMRLNDDGKTVAAMDLLVPGVGEIIGGSQREERLEVLENRMKEFNIEKEELWWYLDLRKYGGVKHAGFGLGFERALMYITGVSNIRDVVPFPRTVKSCHF; encoded by the coding sequence ATGGAAAAGGTGTTTGTAAGACAGCTTGTACGGGACACTAGTAGATATGCCAATAAAGAAGTGAGGCTTGAGGGTTGGATAAGAAGCAACAGGGATCAAAAATCCTTTGGATTTATCTCTTTAAATGACGGTACTCATTTCAATACTATACAAGTAGTGTATGAAAAGAATATGCTGTCTAATTATGATGAGGTGGCAAGGTTGAGGGTGGGCTCAGCTGTGCAGGTTAAGGGGTTATTGGCAGAAACTCCCCAGGCTAAACAGCCTTTTGAAATCAAGGCTGCAGAAATAATCTTAGAGGGCGATTCACCTGAGGACTATCCTATACAACCCAAAAGACATACCAGGGAGTTTTTACGAGAGGTGGCACACCTGCGTCCCAGGACTAATCTCTTTACAGCTGTATTTAGGGTAAGATCAATTCTTGCTTTTGCTGTCCATAGATTCTTCCAGGAAAAAGGTTTTATCTATGTTAACTCACCAATTATTACAGCAAGTGATGCCGAGGGTGCTGGGGAAATGTTCAGGGTCACTACTTTAGATCCAAAAAAACCACCCCTTACAGAGGATGGGCAGGTAGATTTTTCAAAGGATTTTTTTGCAAGGAAAACAAATCTGACAGTTAGCGGCCAGTTAGAAGCAGAAGTTTTTGCCCTGGCCTTTAGAGACGTATACACCTTTGGCCCGACCTTTAGGGCTGAAAACTCAAATACAGCCAGACATGCAGCAGAGTTCTGGATGATAGAACCTGAAATTGCCTTTGCTGACCTGCAGGATAACATGCGATTAGCAGAGGAAATGATGAAATACATAATTTCTTATGTTTTAGAAAATGCCAGGGAAGAAATGGAATTTTTTAATGAATTTGTGGAAAAGGGTTTAAAAGAAAAATTACAAAAGATAATAAACTCGGAGTTTGCACAAATCTCCTATGGAGAGGCTATAAAAATTCTTCAAGAATCAGAACAGGAATTTGAATATCCTGCAGAATGGGGCAAGGATTTACAAACTGAACATGAAAGATACCTGACAGAAATGGCATTTAAAAAGCCTGTCTTTGTAATAAACTATCCAAAGGAGATCAAGGCATTTTATATGCGGCTTAATGATGATGGGAAAACTGTTGCTGCAATGGACCTTCTAGTTCCAGGAGTGGGTGAAATAATTGGCGGCAGTCAAAGAGAAGAGAGATTAGAAGTATTAGAAAATAGAATGAAAGAATTTAATATTGAAAAAGAAGAGCTGTGGTGGTATCTGGACCTGAGAAAATATGGAGGAGTGAAGCATGCTGGTTTTGGGTTAGGATTTGAAAGGGCTTTAATGTATATAACAGGAGTAAGCAACATTAGAGATGTTGTGCCATTTCCAAGAACAGTAAAATCCTGTCACTTTTAA
- a CDS encoding GyrI-like domain-containing protein: MEYKFEIFKQEAQPVLSIRKRTSVDKLSDEIGKAYGVIMEYMNEVGEQPLEAPFVAYYNLDMSDLDVEMGFPVSKPIAGRGDINQSKIPASRCVSYLYKGPYNGMEPVYNAMTQWIAEQGYTPTGIAYEYYFNSPNEVPESELLTKIVFPLK, translated from the coding sequence ATGGAATACAAATTTGAAATATTTAAGCAAGAAGCTCAACCTGTATTATCAATTCGTAAAAGAACATCAGTTGACAAATTATCTGATGAAATAGGCAAGGCCTATGGAGTAATAATGGAGTATATGAATGAAGTGGGAGAGCAGCCACTTGAAGCACCCTTTGTTGCATATTATAACTTGGACATGAGTGATTTAGATGTGGAAATGGGGTTTCCAGTCTCAAAGCCTATTGCTGGAAGGGGAGACATAAACCAGAGTAAGATCCCAGCAAGCAGGTGTGTTTCTTATCTTTACAAGGGGCCTTATAATGGAATGGAACCCGTTTACAATGCCATGACACAGTGGATTGCCGAACAAGGTTACACACCCACGGGAATTGCATATGAATACTACTTTAATTCCCCTAATGAGGTGCCAGAAAGTGAACTACTGACTAAAATAGTATTTCCTCTTAAATAA
- a CDS encoding threonine/serine exporter family protein — MVQQVFYAFLAALFFSFLFNVPRRSVLVTASIAGIGYLVFMLSNTIIGAGLTGYFLGTFVMAALSEIAARVMKMATTTFITIAVIPLVPGLGLYKTMQFAVQNDYTAAVQTGTHAMLAAGTIAMAIAVNTLIMKFLMHFMAKK; from the coding sequence ATGGTCCAACAAGTTTTCTATGCGTTTCTGGCTGCCTTGTTTTTTTCCTTCTTGTTTAATGTACCCAGGCGCTCAGTTCTTGTTACAGCAAGCATAGCAGGTATTGGATACCTGGTGTTTATGCTCTCCAATACCATAATAGGGGCAGGCCTTACAGGATATTTTCTTGGTACTTTTGTAATGGCAGCCTTAAGTGAAATAGCAGCAAGGGTAATGAAAATGGCCACTACCACTTTTATAACCATTGCAGTGATTCCTCTAGTTCCAGGTTTAGGTCTTTATAAAACAATGCAGTTTGCTGTGCAAAATGACTACACTGCCGCTGTACAAACTGGAACCCATGCCATGCTTGCTGCAGGTACAATAGCCATGGCTATTGCTGTAAATACCCTGATTATGAAGTTTTTGATGCACTTTATGGCTAAAAAATAG
- a CDS encoding DUF2220 domain-containing protein, translating into MDFKAHILNSLLDKYENSLHYQGKAKINRKITFSINQKSLPWYYDGEQPHLKKAIHQIVDQLSSQGIIFYKWLPYEKGNLLDCVWLNLEKIELAYKAVVRIPKRDQVREAVLELEDMLSVIKLRWLRDFIMDCLEELKEKQNFPLLLPLQKVQRDLLFRTFKGLEDKNDAVILERIFSIKYLGHSKAFQKEVKRLLTKIANQYLIKSPDYTEDEIIAELGIEKNSEEILVWGPISLQYGDTIIDYSKIPFGGVIDAKYLQDISISMTNVSKVITVENKTNFHYMVAQGDDEASRNSQLLIYVGGFPGPKKRQLLEKLYNMNPAISFYHWGDIDLGGFKIFNILSKVIPILEPLFMDEDTLLKYKDYCDEIDNRYIKQLEILMKNENYKTFWPVIKIMIRKKIRLEQEALLTEDKLGI; encoded by the coding sequence TAACCTTTAGCATTAACCAAAAAAGCCTTCCCTGGTACTATGATGGTGAGCAGCCTCACTTAAAGAAAGCTATTCATCAGATAGTTGACCAATTATCCAGCCAGGGTATCATATTTTATAAATGGCTGCCTTATGAAAAGGGCAACCTGTTAGATTGTGTGTGGCTAAACCTTGAAAAGATAGAGCTAGCTTATAAAGCAGTTGTAAGAATTCCCAAAAGAGATCAGGTAAGGGAGGCAGTACTGGAATTAGAAGATATGCTGTCTGTTATCAAGCTTAGGTGGCTTAGGGATTTCATAATGGACTGCCTTGAAGAGTTAAAAGAGAAACAGAACTTTCCCTTGCTGCTCCCATTGCAAAAAGTACAAAGGGATTTGTTATTTAGAACCTTTAAAGGCCTGGAAGATAAAAATGATGCAGTTATTTTGGAGAGGATATTTAGTATTAAATATCTTGGTCATAGTAAAGCTTTTCAAAAGGAAGTAAAGAGGCTCTTAACAAAGATAGCAAATCAATATTTAATTAAAAGTCCTGACTACACTGAGGACGAGATAATTGCGGAATTAGGTATTGAGAAGAATTCAGAAGAAATACTGGTATGGGGTCCAATAAGCTTGCAATATGGTGACACCATAATTGATTACTCAAAGATTCCCTTTGGTGGTGTTATTGATGCCAAGTATTTGCAGGACATTAGCATTTCCATGACCAATGTTTCAAAGGTAATCACCGTGGAAAACAAAACAAATTTTCATTACATGGTTGCTCAAGGGGATGATGAAGCTTCAAGAAATTCTCAACTCTTGATATATGTTGGTGGATTTCCAGGCCCAAAAAAAAGACAGCTTTTAGAAAAGCTGTATAATATGAACCCAGCTATTTCCTTTTATCACTGGGGAGATATTGATTTGGGAGGATTCAAGATATTTAATATATTAAGTAAGGTAATACCAATATTAGAACCTCTTTTCATGGATGAGGATACCCTGTTGAAATATAAGGATTATTGTGATGAAATAGACAATAGATATATAAAACAGTTGGAGATACTAATGAAAAATGAGAACTATAAAACATTCTGGCCAGTTATTAAAATAATGATAAGAAAAAAGATTCGTCTAGAACAGGAAGCCCTCTTAACTGAGGATAAGCTGGGAATCTAG
- a CDS encoding YheC/YheD family protein, protein MNDGYCLSKTYARPIVGILIKDNHAAKLIERQEPLKKHLCLLRANEEAKTTIYFFSINDLHENLVYGIAYNKVLGRWERHKLPYPDVVYKSYGTKKEHKLNNVFLKQLERRDIRTLNYLFTFNKWEVYNYLSQNKSIGPHLPDTIYYSTPDDLKKMLKMYSKVYLKECQSSLGRGVLSISKLPLGGYEIKYYINRLHIIKTDDFNNLVNEVQKFYGKRSFLIQEAIDLVEIDNSIVDMRAELQKNGHGDIVIAALSLRIGNKNAPITTHAASIKFEAFFKSYMKYSDEAVIILKNRISKLLKIIYNCLEQYYGPTGELSIDIGLDKRDHLWFIENNCLSSKVSFYKAYDMNTIHKSYVNLLEYAKFLYKTKLGLRQ, encoded by the coding sequence ATGAATGATGGTTATTGCTTATCAAAAACTTATGCTAGACCTATTGTAGGGATACTTATTAAAGATAATCATGCTGCCAAGCTGATCGAAAGGCAAGAACCTTTGAAAAAGCATTTATGTCTGCTCAGGGCTAATGAAGAAGCCAAAACTACCATCTACTTTTTCTCTATAAATGACCTACATGAAAATTTAGTATATGGAATTGCTTATAATAAAGTCTTGGGTAGATGGGAACGTCACAAACTCCCCTATCCTGACGTAGTTTATAAATCATATGGCACAAAAAAAGAGCACAAATTAAATAATGTCTTTTTAAAACAGTTGGAAAGGCGAGATATCAGGACTTTAAACTACTTGTTCACCTTTAACAAATGGGAAGTCTATAATTATTTATCACAGAACAAAAGCATAGGACCTCATTTACCAGACACAATCTACTATAGTACACCTGATGACCTTAAAAAAATGCTCAAAATGTATTCAAAGGTCTATTTAAAAGAATGCCAGAGTAGTCTTGGAAGAGGCGTACTGAGCATTTCCAAGCTGCCTTTAGGAGGTTATGAAATTAAGTATTATATTAATAGGCTCCATATTATTAAAACTGATGATTTTAACAACCTTGTTAATGAAGTCCAGAAGTTTTATGGGAAAAGGAGCTTCCTTATTCAGGAGGCTATTGATTTAGTTGAAATAGATAATAGTATTGTAGATATGAGAGCCGAGCTGCAAAAGAATGGTCATGGAGATATTGTTATAGCAGCCCTTTCACTTCGTATTGGTAATAAAAATGCACCAATAACGACCCATGCTGCCAGCATAAAATTTGAAGCCTTTTTTAAAAGCTATATGAAGTACTCAGATGAAGCAGTTATCATTCTTAAAAACAGAATAAGCAAATTATTAAAGATTATATATAATTGCCTGGAGCAATATTATGGTCCTACTGGAGAACTTTCAATAGACATTGGCCTGGACAAAAGGGACCATTTATGGTTTATTGAAAACAACTGTTTATCAAGTAAGGTCTCTTTTTACAAGGCATATGATATGAACACCATACATAAGTCATATGTAAACCTTTTGGAATATGCTAAATTTTTATATAAAACAAAACTTGGCTTGCGCCAGTAG
- a CDS encoding PrkA family serine protein kinase produces MVEFSEIIKKSREERRKDKFKGTFLDYLEILKEDPSICKLAHKRMYDIIMSKEVEVINTNENPRLRRIYGNTVIKKYNIFKADFFGIDKTLMEIVKYFHSAAMEGEESRQVLYLVGPVGAGKSSLMEAFKKALEMSEPIYAIKGCPIREEPLHLLPRHLREKFEELLGIRIEGDLCPVCRYRLITDYNGEFERFPVETVEFSIRGRKGIGVVPPVDPNNQDTSVLIGSVDISKLDLYPEDDPRVMSLNGAFNVGNRGIVEFIEVFKNEIEYLHAMITATQEKSIPSPGKGSMIYFDGIILAHSNEAEWNKFKADHTNEAILDRIVKIEVPYCLELAEEIKIYKKIIKKSRFSAHIAPHTIEAASMFAILTRLAPSAKVDPLTKLKIYNGEEIVEKGSTKKVDIMELREEAPREGMAGISTRFIMKALDIAMTESEHNCINPIGVLEVLIKSVKNLAIRDDDKKKYLNFLQDTIKKEYHKILEKEVTKAFIHGYREQAEDLFNNYLDHAEAYVNKTKIKDKSTGEELQPDEKFLRSIEEQINIPDSAAKGFRQDVTTYMFYVMRSGGKIDYASYEPLKEAIESKLTVSVKELSRVITRSKVRDEEQNQKYNAMVEEMKRNGYCDHCCNVILKYAANNLWKD; encoded by the coding sequence ATGGTAGAGTTTTCAGAGATAATTAAGAAGAGCAGGGAAGAGAGAAGAAAGGATAAATTTAAAGGTACTTTTTTAGACTATCTTGAGATATTAAAAGAGGATCCATCTATATGTAAGCTAGCCCATAAAAGAATGTATGACATTATCATGAGCAAAGAGGTAGAGGTGATTAATACCAATGAAAATCCAAGATTAAGAAGAATTTATGGAAATACAGTTATTAAAAAATACAATATATTCAAAGCTGATTTTTTTGGTATAGATAAAACTCTAATGGAAATAGTTAAGTATTTTCATTCAGCAGCCATGGAAGGAGAGGAATCTCGTCAGGTTTTGTATCTTGTAGGTCCTGTAGGTGCTGGAAAATCATCCTTAATGGAAGCCTTTAAAAAAGCTCTGGAAATGAGTGAGCCTATATATGCAATAAAGGGCTGTCCCATTAGAGAAGAACCACTCCATCTTCTTCCTAGACATTTAAGAGAGAAGTTTGAAGAACTTTTAGGTATAAGAATTGAAGGAGATTTATGTCCTGTCTGCAGGTATAGGTTAATAACTGACTATAATGGGGAATTTGAAAGATTTCCTGTGGAGACAGTAGAATTCAGCATACGTGGCCGTAAAGGCATTGGGGTAGTGCCGCCGGTTGATCCCAATAATCAAGATACTTCGGTGCTCATTGGATCTGTGGATATTTCAAAGCTAGATCTATACCCAGAGGATGATCCCAGGGTCATGTCCCTGAATGGTGCTTTTAATGTAGGAAATAGAGGAATTGTTGAGTTTATTGAAGTTTTTAAAAATGAGATTGAATATTTGCATGCAATGATTACGGCTACTCAGGAAAAGAGCATTCCATCTCCAGGAAAGGGTTCCATGATTTATTTTGATGGTATAATTCTAGCCCACTCTAATGAGGCAGAGTGGAATAAATTTAAGGCAGATCATACCAATGAAGCAATACTGGATAGGATTGTGAAAATAGAGGTTCCCTATTGCCTTGAGCTTGCTGAAGAAATAAAGATTTACAAAAAGATTATTAAAAAAAGCAGATTTAGTGCCCACATTGCACCCCATACCATTGAAGCCGCTTCCATGTTTGCCATATTAACAAGACTTGCTCCTTCGGCAAAGGTGGACCCCCTTACAAAGCTCAAAATATATAATGGAGAAGAGATTGTAGAAAAGGGCAGCACCAAGAAAGTGGATATTATGGAGTTAAGAGAAGAAGCACCTAGGGAGGGAATGGCTGGCATATCTACAAGATTTATAATGAAAGCTTTGGATATTGCCATGACAGAATCGGAGCATAACTGTATTAATCCCATAGGTGTTCTTGAAGTATTGATAAAATCTGTAAAGAATCTAGCTATACGAGATGATGACAAGAAAAAATATTTGAACTTTCTACAGGATACAATTAAAAAAGAGTATCATAAGATACTTGAAAAGGAAGTTACTAAAGCCTTTATACATGGCTATAGAGAGCAGGCCGAGGATTTATTTAATAATTATTTGGACCATGCAGAAGCATATGTAAACAAAACTAAAATTAAAGACAAGAGCACCGGGGAAGAACTGCAGCCAGATGAGAAATTTTTAAGGTCCATTGAAGAGCAAATAAATATACCTGATAGTGCAGCAAAGGGCTTTAGACAGGATGTTACCACCTATATGTTTTATGTTATGAGAAGTGGCGGGAAAATAGATTATGCCAGCTATGAGCCTTTAAAAGAGGCTATTGAATCTAAATTAACAGTATCAGTTAAAGAATTGAGCAGAGTTATAACCCGCAGCAAGGTACGTGACGAGGAGCAAAATCAAAAATATAATGCCATGGTTGAAGAAATGAAAAGAAATGGTTATTGTGACCATTGCTGCAACGTTATCCTAAAATATGCTGCAAACAACCTGTGGAAGGATTAA
- a CDS encoding DUF3788 domain-containing protein, translating to MCDLIQDPTHTPTFDEISSYINNTARALWEDMNTFIKNTYKAATRITYSKCSAKPGWNVKYQKSGKSLCTLYPEKESFVVLVVIKTDLTEAVEAMQVDYQPEVLEIVRTAKPFNGTLWLMIPVVSEKVLENVKQLLLLKHGVNTRF from the coding sequence ATGTGTGATTTAATTCAGGATCCAACCCATACTCCCACCTTTGATGAAATATCCAGTTATATAAATAATACGGCAAGGGCACTTTGGGAGGATATGAATACCTTTATTAAGAATACCTATAAAGCAGCAACTAGAATTACGTACAGTAAATGCTCAGCCAAGCCCGGGTGGAATGTAAAATACCAGAAATCAGGCAAGTCCCTCTGCACCCTTTATCCAGAGAAAGAGTCCTTTGTTGTTCTTGTAGTTATAAAAACAGACCTAACAGAAGCGGTGGAGGCCATGCAGGTAGACTATCAACCAGAGGTTTTAGAAATTGTTAGGACTGCCAAGCCCTTTAATGGGACATTGTGGCTGATGATACCAGTAGTGTCAGAGAAGGTATTGGAAAATGTCAAGCAGCTTTTGCTCCTCAAGCATGGAGTTAACACCAGATTTTGA